In a single window of the Patagioenas fasciata isolate bPatFas1 chromosome 22, bPatFas1.hap1, whole genome shotgun sequence genome:
- the MEIOC gene encoding meiosis-specific coiled-coil domain-containing protein MEIOC: MEPKVAFRGGSRCWSGAEGSGRLTDAFSNVMTGSGSLYGSYKSQNEESVELPQTYSSSLSTSEFSAPVDTSLLYTPWSTYGDDPKQPTVSQVNVKSRIQPERNDYGSETDLYGLVSNILDEQEKPQPCCTEGSCPSSLKSVWPANASRIAEHHDLLPETKRPVVGAVSQQGFYGSESVSAAEKQYSPSGNLTSQQKVDDCYHGFSSTDLEEQCLYPPRNDHANCCNVQTSENIKTTPVYQNYPYLKTTFTPQVGYSEVIKDLGADAYSYGREKVFPKGADVQMHPKRAEAFLPQFHRYNENTDYSRYTEYFHASKAKPNKSTNCSLQENKKLVNGTIEAPSLDTEPYTKLFQVKSGTQKKIEDTISDQQNFVFPKAAGLLAEKQFANEASFCMDLGQKFEYGLKSFAACPGNSDCANGAEKQQFSKADLQNSEYCKSLPLMPNSANPSAGANVRPTWMNLQTKTAASVPFQNPSPLLKLNNHLPAFPKSSSHSNDFFPFSSSNFPLNSNLFHKYCQDNPSVFSSLDFGYNTAERARSAACMEALVRGREENLIEYLSEKRLKQPNGFCDNYSAQQFGILENMNKHRFQVKPQSEHYDLEGQKHAEGLLQSVYQDLAESQGQLNLRQGSGDSNAVNPITCLQPPSFSSNGMMGDFRRNQQLGSGMFPLISARLLGRSVVPLMEPQDLVSCDDLKCFYPYFNDKMYGDGSFPGFVPAFGFQRQVKTRSAPASELHVRLEECYEQWRALEKERKKTESALAKNFQGKKVSSANNTPIPRLTSNPSRVDRLIVDQLREQARVVTLLGKMERLRSSPLHANISTALEKHLEVIHVVQSRRKDEIVNASNRQRQGAPRCQDDRDVFALALAIKEMSVATRKARTTLWCAFQMTLPKSPPMKPGQEKAPQEAAQPELKPGENSINQRTEASKH, from the exons CCCAAAGTCGCGTTCAGAGGTGGCAGTCGCTGCTGGAGTGGTGCAGAAGGCAGTGGGAGGCTGACAGATGCATTCAGCAACGTAATGACAGGCTCTGGCTCGCTCTATGGTTCCTACAAATCACAG AATGAAGAAAGCGTAGAGCTACCTCAGACCTACAGCTCTTCCCTTTCGACATCCGAGTTCTCTGCACCAGTGGACACTTCGCTTTTGTACACACCGTGGTCAACCTATGGAGACGATCCCAAGCAGCCCACTGTGTCCCAGGTCAACGTCAAGTCCAG GATTCAGCCTGAAAGGAATGATTATGGCAGTGAAACGGATTTATATGGACTCGTGTCAAACATCTTGGATGAACAAGAGAAACCGCAGCCATGTTGCACTGAGGG GAGTTGCCCTTCCAGCTTGAAGTCAGTGTGGCCCGCGAATGCGAGCAGGATCGCAGAGCACCACGACCTGTTGCCAGAAACCAAAAGACCGGTTGTCGGAGCTGTCTCACAACAGGGGTTTTATGGTAGCgaatctgtgtctgctgctgaaaAACAGTACTCACCAAGTGGAAATCTTACATCACAGCAAAAAGTAGACGACTGTTATCATGGGTTTAGCAGCACAGACCTTGAAGAGCAGTGTTTATACCCTCCCAGGAACGATCATGCCAACTGCTGCAACGTGCAGACTAGTGAGAATATTAAGACAACACCCGTGTATCAGAACTATCCGTACCTAAAAACCACCTTTACGCCCCAAGTCGGGTATTCAGAAGTGATCAAAGACTTGGGAGCCGATGCTTATTCTTACGGAAGGGAGAAGGTGTTTCCCAAAGGAGCAGATGTGCAGATGCACCCAAAGCGGGCAGAAGCGTTTCTTCCGCAGTTTCACAGATATAACGAAAACACAGATTATAGTAGATACACCGAATATTTTCATGCTAGTAAAGCTAAGCCTAACAAGAGCACCAACTGTAGcctccaagaaaacaaaaagttagTAAATGGAACCATCGAGGCACCGTCTCTGGACACAGAACCCTATACTAAATTATTTCAGGTTAAATCAGgaactcagaaaaaaatagaagacacAATTTCCGATCAGCAAAACTTTGTATTTCCCAAGGCTGCAGGACTTCTAGCAGAAAAACAATTTGCAAATGAAGCTTCATTCTGCATGGATTTGGGGCAAAAATTTGAATATGGACTAAAATCTTTTGCAGCTTGTCCAGGGAATAGTGACTGTGCAAATGGTGCAGAGAAGCAGCAGTTTTCCAAGGCCGATCTTCAGAACTCTGAATACTGTAAATCCCTCCCATTAATGCCAAACTCAGCAAACCCTTCAGCAGGTGCGAATGTGAGGCCAACGTGGATGAACCTTCAAACTAAAACCGCAGCTTCAGTCCCATTTCAGAACCCAAGTCCTTTGTTGAAACTGAATAATCATTTACCTGCTTTTCCAAAAAGTTCCAGCCATTCTAatgatttctttccattttcatcATCAAATTTCCCTTTAAATAGTAATTTATTTCACAAGTACTGTCAGGATAATCCTTCAGTTTTTTCAAGTCTTGATTTTGGCTATAACACTGCAGAACGAGCTCGGTCTGCGGCCTGCATGGAAGCACTGGTCAGGGGCAGAGAAGAGAATCTCATCGAGTATTTAAGTGAGAAGAGGTTAAAGCAGCCAAATGGCTTCTGTGACAATTATTCAGCTCAGCAGTTTGGGATCCTTGAAAACATGAACAAACACCGTTTCCAAGTGAAGCCGCAGAGCGAGCATTATGACCTGGAAGGACAAAAACATGCTGAGGGGTTGTTGCAGAGTGTGTACCAAGATTTAGCGGAGTCTCAGGGTCAGCTGAACCTCCGGCAGGGCAGTGGGGACAGTAACGCTGTCAATCCCATCACCTGCCTGCAGCCTCCCAGCTTTTCCAGTAACGGCATGATGGGCGACTTCAGGCGCAACCAGCAGCTCGGTTCCGGCATGTTCCCCCTCATATCCGCTCGCCTGCTCGGCCGTTCTGTTGTGCCGCTGATGGAGCCTCAGGACTTGGTCTCCTGTGATGATTTAAAATGCTTCTACCCCTATTTTAATGATAAGATGTACGGGGATGGTTCTTTCCCTGGTTTTGTCCCAGCGTTTGGATTTCAAAGGCAAGTTAAAACCCGTAGTGCGCCTGCCAGCGAGCTTCATGTTAGACTAGAAGAATGTTATGAGCAGTGGAGAGCTctggagaaggaaaggaagaag ACTGAATCAGCTCTCGCTAAGAATTTCCAAGGGAAAAAGGTTTCCAGTGCGAACAACACTCCGATTCCAAGGCTGACATCGAACCCATCAAGAGTTGATCGCTTAATTGTGGATCAGCTACGTGAACAAGCCAGA GTGGTGACTTTACTGGGAAAAATGGAGCGTCTTCGCAGTTCTCCCCTTCACGCCAACATTTCCACGGCTCTCGAGAAGCACCTGGAGGTGATTCACGTCGTGCAGTCGCGTAGGAAGGATGAAATCGTAAATGCTTCCAATCGGCAGAGGCAAGGAGCGCCCAGGTGCCAGGATGACAGAG ACGTGTTTGCTCTCGCTTTGGCAATTAAAGAGATGAGCGTAGCGACGCGCAAAGCACGGACGACTCTGTGGTGCGCGTTCCAGATGACCTTACCAAAATCTCCACCCATGAAACCAGGGCAGGAGAAAGCTCCTCAGGAAGCGGCGCAGCCAGAATTAAAACCGGGTGAAAACAGCATCAACCAGCGCACTGAGGCGAGCAAGCACTAA